From Spirosoma aerolatum, one genomic window encodes:
- a CDS encoding glycosyltransferase family protein yields the protein MKIAFTICSNNYLSQAKTLGDSIKETNKDYTFFIGLCDRKDSNIDYNYFLPYEIIEADKLNIDEFDKMQLNYDIVELNTSVKPFYFKYFFDNYIDIELAIYFDPDIYVYNNLLPIETELGKANALLTPHIITTIPNDRLMPIENNFLNYGLYNLGFLALRRSETTKLIIDWWADKLKDSCYQRVSEGLFVDQLPLNYLPIFFENIIISKNLGLNMAYWNLHEREITSYNEESKFYFINNKYPLIFFHFSNFNPLESNIISKYQNRFHIDSNPLFRPLFFNYATLVLKNKYIDLKKSECYYVKQRKAHFDELLQIKTNSESSLKKIIRAIRIALENSLNISIQKR from the coding sequence ATGAAAATTGCTTTTACAATTTGTTCAAATAATTACCTTTCACAAGCCAAAACTCTTGGAGATTCGATAAAAGAAACCAATAAAGATTATACTTTTTTTATAGGTTTGTGTGATAGAAAGGATAGTAATATTGATTATAATTATTTTTTACCATATGAAATTATTGAAGCTGATAAATTAAATATAGATGAATTTGATAAAATGCAGCTTAATTATGATATAGTTGAATTGAATACATCTGTTAAGCCATTTTACTTTAAATATTTTTTTGATAATTACATAGATATAGAGCTTGCAATATATTTTGACCCTGATATATATGTTTATAATAACTTATTACCTATTGAAACGGAGTTAGGCAAAGCAAATGCTTTATTGACTCCACATATTATTACTACTATACCGAATGATAGATTAATGCCTATTGAAAATAATTTCTTGAATTATGGATTATATAATTTAGGCTTTTTAGCTTTGAGGAGATCTGAGACCACTAAGTTGATTATTGATTGGTGGGCTGATAAATTAAAAGACTCATGTTATCAACGTGTAAGCGAAGGATTGTTTGTAGATCAATTACCTTTAAACTACTTGCCTATTTTTTTTGAAAATATTATAATATCAAAAAATTTGGGATTAAATATGGCTTATTGGAATTTGCATGAAAGAGAAATAACATCATATAATGAGGAAAGTAAATTTTATTTTATTAATAATAAGTACCCATTAATATTCTTTCACTTTAGTAATTTTAATCCACTAGAAAGTAATATTATTAGTAAATATCAAAATCGATTTCATATAGATAGCAATCCATTGTTTAGACCTTTATTTTTTAATTACGCTACTTTAGTGTTAAAAAACAAATATATAGATTTAAAGAAATCTGAATGCTATTATGTCAAGCAGAGAAAAGCTCATTTCGATGAATTATTACAAATTAAAACAAACAGCGAGAGCAGTTTGAAGAAAATTATAAGAGCTATTAGGATTGCATTAGAGAATTCATTAAATATATCTATCCAAAAAAGATGA
- the asnB gene encoding asparagine synthase (glutamine-hydrolyzing) — protein sequence MCGISALYRYTTIDNEDISKLRLMNEEMNYRGPDENGVWSDEKCGMAHTRLSIIGLENGIQPIFNEDNTVIIICNGEIYNYIELREQLIQKGHTFYTDSDTEVIVHLYEDYGLLCVDYLRGMFAFCLWDKKLGQLVAVRDRIGEKSLYFSEIPSGVIFSTELKAILKYFIKQPDLNLGSLLESVEYSYPQSLNKTFVEQINRVEPGQYIVVNKYGIKKKIYWKINNVKQNSLPFDEIVKTTQGLIRESVKLNLRSDVPVAVLLSSGIDSSAIAAFAKETMPNVETITIGYKGMSKYELDERELAKRFAKDINLPWNEVEIDAKDYLEAFEEYSSFIDEPVCDIAAIAQWCLYKKAKELGFKVLISGNGADEIFYGYDQHNATGEKLILAQLHRKLLPANSLKEKRNIIKFIVSNWQFLAKAQFSKALETDVLPDYFKEHFEKFVNSEYEDKSINGYIASNKAKGDLNGIDQIYSTLFKTWLPGNCLYLSDRLGMGTSIEIRSPFVDYKLVEYISSLPLEMKYRSNTSKFLLKKSLEGVLPEYIINRPKKGFAQPIALVDTIIDNYKNKYFKGQYKYYNSILTDRIISKLFAENLQ from the coding sequence ATGTGCGGGATCTCTGCCTTATATCGTTATACAACTATAGATAATGAAGATATAAGTAAATTAAGATTAATGAATGAGGAAATGAACTATAGAGGTCCTGACGAAAATGGTGTGTGGTCAGACGAAAAGTGCGGAATGGCTCATACCAGACTTTCAATTATAGGGTTGGAAAATGGTATACAACCAATATTTAATGAAGATAATACGGTAATTATAATCTGTAATGGTGAAATATACAACTATATTGAATTACGAGAGCAATTAATACAAAAGGGACATACGTTTTATACAGATAGCGATACAGAGGTAATAGTGCATCTATATGAAGATTATGGCCTTCTATGTGTAGACTATTTGAGAGGTATGTTTGCTTTCTGTTTATGGGATAAAAAATTAGGCCAGCTAGTTGCTGTAAGAGATAGAATAGGAGAAAAATCACTATATTTTTCCGAAATCCCAAGTGGTGTAATATTTAGTACAGAATTAAAAGCTATATTAAAATATTTTATAAAGCAGCCTGATTTAAACTTAGGTAGTCTATTAGAGTCAGTAGAGTATTCCTATCCCCAAAGCCTAAATAAAACTTTCGTTGAGCAGATAAATCGTGTTGAACCAGGACAATATATAGTTGTTAATAAATATGGAATAAAAAAGAAAATTTATTGGAAAATAAATAATGTAAAACAAAATAGTCTGCCATTCGACGAAATCGTTAAAACTACTCAAGGATTAATTAGAGAATCAGTAAAATTAAATCTAAGGAGTGATGTGCCTGTAGCAGTGCTTCTAAGCAGCGGTATAGATTCGAGCGCGATTGCTGCCTTTGCTAAGGAGACAATGCCGAATGTAGAAACAATAACAATAGGTTATAAAGGAATGTCCAAATATGAATTGGATGAACGTGAATTAGCTAAACGATTTGCGAAGGATATAAACTTGCCATGGAATGAAGTTGAAATTGATGCAAAAGATTACTTAGAAGCTTTTGAAGAATATTCATCATTTATTGATGAGCCAGTATGTGATATAGCGGCAATAGCCCAATGGTGCTTATATAAGAAAGCAAAAGAATTGGGATTTAAGGTACTCATTAGCGGAAATGGAGCGGATGAAATTTTTTATGGTTATGATCAGCATAATGCTACAGGTGAAAAATTAATACTAGCACAATTGCATAGAAAATTATTACCAGCTAATAGTTTAAAAGAAAAGCGAAATATAATTAAATTCATTGTAAGTAACTGGCAATTTCTAGCAAAAGCACAATTTTCAAAAGCGCTTGAGACTGATGTGTTACCAGACTATTTTAAAGAGCACTTCGAGAAATTTGTCAATTCAGAATATGAGGATAAATCAATAAATGGTTATATCGCATCTAATAAAGCTAAAGGTGATCTAAATGGCATAGATCAAATATATTCAACTTTATTTAAAACTTGGTTGCCTGGGAACTGTTTGTATCTAAGTGATCGGCTAGGGATGGGTACTTCAATTGAAATAAGGTCTCCCTTTGTAGACTACAAATTAGTGGAATATATTTCCTCGTTACCACTTGAGATGAAATATAGATCGAATACTTCAAAATTTTTATTAAAAAAATCTCTAGAAGGGGTACTGCCTGAATATATAATCAATAGACCTAAAAAAGGTTTTGCCCAGCCAATTGCTCTTGTAGATACTATAATTGATAATTATAAAAATAAATATTTTAAAGGTCAGTATAAATACTACAACTCTATTTTGACAGATAGGATAATTTCAAAACTATTTGCAGAAAATCTACAGTAA
- a CDS encoding class I SAM-dependent methyltransferase has product MVISPVTKKPNTIFKRSINCDDIIKSYLNHYDIDVRKYFSDLTSISIYECLDTGYRFFYPLNVDGDSKFYEKLQEIKWYYMPWRWEHSKAADFLNPNMSILEIGSGHGGFLQKIKHQVRDCVGLELNEQSVNIGNQKNLKILNQTIQDHSKYNKEAYDLICTFQVLEHIQEVNSFISAALTCLKIGGKFVICVPNNSSFIKYLDFDILNLPPHHMGLWNDKSLKELTNVFSMETDKLFYEPLQDYHIDWYKSIMEDKYLKNNFIKFFYRKMKLNKLASLCIKGLRHLIKGQSVMAVFTKVQ; this is encoded by the coding sequence ATGGTAATAAGCCCTGTTACAAAAAAGCCTAACACTATATTTAAGCGAAGTATCAATTGTGATGATATCATAAAAAGTTATCTAAATCATTATGATATTGATGTCAGAAAATACTTTTCTGATTTGACTTCGATTAGCATTTATGAATGTCTAGATACAGGTTATCGGTTTTTTTACCCTTTGAATGTTGACGGCGATTCAAAATTTTACGAAAAATTGCAGGAAATAAAGTGGTATTACATGCCCTGGAGGTGGGAACACTCAAAAGCAGCAGATTTTTTAAATCCGAATATGTCAATATTAGAAATTGGCAGTGGCCACGGAGGTTTTTTGCAAAAAATTAAGCATCAAGTTCGTGACTGTGTAGGACTGGAATTAAACGAACAAAGTGTTAATATAGGAAACCAGAAAAACTTAAAAATACTAAACCAAACAATTCAGGATCATTCAAAGTATAATAAGGAAGCTTATGATCTAATATGTACGTTTCAGGTTTTAGAGCATATTCAAGAAGTAAATTCATTTATTAGTGCAGCACTTACTTGTTTAAAGATTGGTGGTAAGTTTGTTATTTGTGTTCCTAATAATTCATCATTTATTAAATACCTTGATTTTGATATATTAAACTTACCACCCCACCATATGGGATTATGGAACGATAAATCATTAAAAGAACTAACAAATGTATTTTCAATGGAGACTGACAAGCTGTTTTATGAACCTCTTCAAGATTATCATATTGATTGGTACAAGAGCATTATGGAAGATAAATATTTAAAAAATAATTTTATTAAATTTTTTTACAGGAAAATGAAATTAAATAAATTAGCTTCATTATGTATAAAAGGTTTACGCCATTTAATAAAAGGCCAGTCTGTGATGGCGGTTTTTACAAAAGTCCAGTAA
- a CDS encoding SAM-dependent methyltransferase: protein MSQLLKKIKRNTKNVIRAILYSMAKLFRVDIYFELPQVPNYVKTIEDIYGHKLSRQIHEAVNGKKRPIPWFTYPAIDYLSQLDLSDCNVFEWGSGASSLFFSERSKGVYSVENNEEWYLKVKDKCSENNYLYFVPENNCYVDKIKDLNVKFDIIVIDSIQREECAKVAPSFLKEGGVIILDNSEKYPSISEDLRKIDFLQVDMYGLGPINNYTWTTSFFFDRNARFKPLSHQPLLLEGGDLAD from the coding sequence ATGAGCCAATTGCTGAAAAAAATTAAAAGAAATACTAAAAATGTAATAAGAGCCATTCTTTATAGCATGGCAAAATTATTTAGAGTAGATATTTATTTTGAATTGCCACAAGTGCCTAATTACGTTAAAACAATCGAAGATATTTATGGCCATAAATTATCAAGACAAATTCATGAAGCAGTAAATGGTAAAAAACGTCCTATCCCTTGGTTTACTTACCCGGCTATAGACTATTTATCTCAACTGGATTTGTCAGATTGTAATGTCTTTGAATGGGGATCAGGGGCTTCATCTCTGTTTTTTTCAGAAAGATCAAAAGGTGTTTATAGTGTCGAAAATAATGAAGAGTGGTATTTAAAGGTAAAAGATAAATGTTCTGAAAATAATTATTTATACTTTGTACCAGAAAATAATTGTTATGTAGATAAAATAAAAGATTTAAATGTGAAATTTGATATAATTGTTATTGATAGTATTCAACGTGAAGAGTGTGCTAAAGTAGCTCCATCTTTTTTGAAGGAAGGAGGAGTAATAATTTTGGATAATTCCGAAAAATACCCTTCAATAAGCGAAGACTTAAGGAAAATAGATTTTTTGCAAGTTGATATGTATGGGCTTGGGCCAATAAATAATTATACATGGACCACTTCTTTCTTTTTTGATAGAAATGCCCGTTTTAAGCCATTATCACATCAACCATTATTATTAGAAGGGGGAGATTTGGCAGATTAA
- a CDS encoding glycosyltransferase family 2 protein, with protein sequence MNRLSIITINYNNAIGLKKTIESVISQTFTDYEFIIIDGASTDGSVDIIKKYVDKITFWASEEDSGIYNAMNKGISKSNTEYCLFLNSGDWLNEDILGKVVCELTGEEIIYFNTYLSYNTVKVEQLNYPSQLTMRSFFKRTIGHQSTIIKRGLFTRNGYYKESYRIHADYEFWIRTIIIGNASCKYVNDTLSYYDMGGQSSIISDLSLQEIDLIINKYLPKRIVDDYEYWYTRERELEILLWYKRQKYIYIFLVFIYKIIKNINMFGSKLIL encoded by the coding sequence ATGAATAGGCTTTCTATAATAACTATTAATTATAATAATGCAATAGGCTTAAAAAAAACAATTGAGAGTGTAATATCACAAACGTTCACTGATTATGAGTTCATAATAATTGATGGAGCTTCTACAGATGGAAGTGTTGACATTATTAAAAAATATGTAGATAAAATTACTTTTTGGGCATCTGAGGAGGATAGTGGTATTTATAATGCAATGAATAAAGGTATCTCAAAATCAAACACTGAGTATTGCCTATTTTTAAACTCTGGTGATTGGCTTAATGAAGATATCTTAGGTAAAGTTGTATGTGAATTAACTGGTGAAGAAATTATATATTTTAATACATACCTAAGCTATAATACTGTTAAAGTTGAGCAGTTAAATTATCCATCACAACTAACCATGAGAAGCTTCTTTAAAAGGACAATTGGGCATCAATCTACAATAATAAAAAGAGGCTTATTTACCCGAAATGGATATTATAAAGAATCCTATAGAATTCATGCTGACTATGAGTTTTGGATTAGGACTATTATAATAGGGAATGCTTCGTGTAAATATGTTAATGATACTCTTTCCTATTACGATATGGGAGGGCAGAGCTCAATTATAAGCGATCTTTCATTGCAAGAGATAGATTTAATAATAAATAAATATTTACCTAAGCGAATAGTTGATGATTATGAATATTGGTACACTAGAGAAAGGGAGTTAGAAATTCTATTATGGTATAAAAGACAAAAATATATATATATATTTCTAGTTTTCATTTATAAAATAATTAAAAATATAAATATGTTTGGCTCTAAATTAATTCTATAA
- a CDS encoding glycosyltransferase, whose amino-acid sequence MSKKLAPIILFVYNRLSHTQKTIDALEKNELALDSELFIYSDGEKKNEDNEVIEIRKYIRTIKNFKKVYIIERESNYGLAKNIIEGVTEILKKYGKAIVLEDDLITSPYFLSYMNQSLDRYSNEKKIWSINGYMYPLEKTNKVSTFFWRLPCPWGWATWHDRWALFEKNPDRLINEFSKKDIYRFNIDGIEGDFWKQVVSNKLEKINTWAVFWYATIFINNGLCLSPTNSYVINGGFDGTGVHCGVEDNYYNVQSLDTKPEIIFCEKFEENKAYIKKLKIFLRNKNYPSGTIIVEKIPKILVRIINKLSRQALERNILIKID is encoded by the coding sequence ATGAGTAAAAAATTAGCACCTATTATCTTATTTGTCTATAATCGGCTTTCACATACTCAAAAAACTATAGATGCATTAGAAAAAAATGAACTTGCATTAGATAGTGAGTTATTTATATACTCTGACGGAGAAAAAAAAAATGAAGACAACGAAGTAATAGAAATAAGGAAATATATTAGGACTATTAAGAATTTTAAAAAAGTATATATAATTGAACGGGAAAGTAATTATGGATTGGCGAAAAATATTATAGAAGGCGTAACTGAAATATTAAAGAAATATGGTAAGGCCATTGTTTTGGAAGACGATTTAATTACAAGTCCATATTTTCTAAGTTATATGAATCAATCCTTAGATAGATACAGTAATGAGAAAAAAATATGGTCTATTAACGGGTATATGTATCCGTTAGAAAAAACAAATAAAGTTAGTACTTTTTTTTGGCGCTTACCATGTCCTTGGGGCTGGGCGACATGGCATGATAGATGGGCGCTATTTGAAAAAAATCCTGATAGATTAATTAATGAATTTAGTAAAAAAGATATATACCGATTTAATATAGATGGAATTGAGGGGGATTTCTGGAAACAAGTTGTATCAAATAAACTAGAAAAAATTAATACGTGGGCTGTCTTTTGGTACGCTACAATTTTTATAAATAATGGCTTGTGCTTAAGTCCGACGAATTCATATGTAATAAATGGAGGTTTTGATGGGACTGGTGTCCATTGTGGAGTTGAAGATAACTATTACAATGTTCAAAGTTTAGACACAAAGCCAGAAATAATTTTTTGTGAAAAATTTGAAGAAAACAAAGCATATATAAAAAAATTAAAAATATTTCTTAGGAATAAGAACTATCCTTCTGGAACTATAATCGTCGAAAAAATACCTAAGATATTAGTGAGAATAATTAATAAGCTTTCTCGACAAGCGTTAGAAAGAAATATTTTGATTAAAATAGACTAA